The following proteins are co-located in the Neofelis nebulosa isolate mNeoNeb1 chromosome 18, mNeoNeb1.pri, whole genome shotgun sequence genome:
- the LOC131501164 gene encoding uncharacterized protein LOC131501164, producing the protein MQREGFAKIARPLYEATKEGKTLKWAEKQETAFNQLKKALLCAPALGLPDITKPFHLFVDEHQGIAKGVLTQALGPWNHLVAYLSKKLDPVAAGWPPCLRIIAATALLVKDADKLTLEQEIWITTPHAIEGVLKQPPDRWMSNTRVTHYQSLLLNPPRAQFHPSAALNPATLLPDPDLGAPLHDCAGILERVHGFRTDLTDRPLPNAEATWFTDGSSFVRDRHRFTNRTPE; encoded by the exons atgcagCGAGAGGGTTTTGCTAAGATCgccaggcccctatatgaagctaccaaagaggggaaaacattgaAATGGGCTGAAAAACaagaaactgcctttaatcagttaaaaaaggccctcctatgtgccccagccctgggcctaccagacattacgaagcccttccacctctttgtagacgaacatcagggaatagcaaaaggggttctaactcaagccttaggcccctggaaTCACCTGGTGGCTTACCTGTCCAAGAAACTCGACCCAGTGGCTGCCGGCTGGCCgccatgcctaagaattattgcggcgacagcactcctagtcaaggacgcagacaaactgaccctagaacaggagatctggatcacgaccccacacgccattgaaggggtcctgaaacagcctcctgatagatggatgagcaacacacgtgtgactcattaccagagcctcctactcaaccctccacgAGCGCAgttccaccccagtgcagccctcaatcctgcaaccctgctgcccgaccctgacctaggtgctccactacatgactgtgCGGGAATCCTGGAACGAGTACATGGATTCCGGACGGACCTGACCGACCGGCCCCTCCCCAATGccgaggctacttggttcactgatggcagcagctttgtgcgaGACAGACACAG attcaccaacaggacaccagaatag